One genomic region from Streptomyces sp. Li-HN-5-11 encodes:
- the trpS gene encoding tryptophan--tRNA ligase: MTRVFSGIQPTGHLTLGNYLGAMRRWAEVDQHRADSVFCVVDLHALTVDHDPARVRRLSRQTATLLLAAGLDPEVCTVFLQSHVDEHTRLSYLLECVATDGEMRRMIQYKEKSAKERERGGSVRLSLLTYPVLMAADILAYGTDEVPVGHDQAQHVELARDLAVRFNQRYGYAFVVPKATLPQVAARVMNLQDPTSKMGKSDESGAGVVYLLDEPDVVRKKVMRAVTDSGRDVVYDRQEKPGLANLLEILAACEGRDPEELSGAYDSYGALKKDAADAVVEVLRPLQERHRELCADPAYVEGVLRAGAEKAREMARPTVDAAYRAIGLLAP; encoded by the coding sequence ATGACGCGGGTCTTCAGCGGGATCCAGCCGACCGGGCACCTGACCCTGGGGAACTACCTGGGCGCCATGCGGCGCTGGGCCGAGGTGGACCAGCACCGGGCGGACTCGGTGTTCTGCGTGGTGGATCTGCACGCACTGACCGTGGACCACGATCCGGCGCGGGTGCGCAGGCTCAGCCGGCAGACGGCCACGCTGCTGCTGGCGGCCGGGCTCGACCCCGAGGTGTGCACCGTGTTCCTGCAGAGTCACGTCGACGAGCACACGAGGCTGTCGTATCTGCTGGAGTGCGTGGCGACCGACGGCGAGATGCGGCGGATGATCCAGTACAAGGAGAAGTCCGCGAAGGAGCGGGAGCGCGGCGGGAGCGTGCGGCTGTCGCTGCTGACGTATCCGGTCCTGATGGCGGCGGACATCCTGGCGTACGGCACGGACGAGGTGCCGGTCGGGCACGACCAGGCGCAGCACGTGGAACTGGCGCGGGATCTGGCGGTGCGGTTCAACCAGCGGTACGGGTACGCGTTCGTGGTGCCGAAGGCGACGCTTCCGCAGGTGGCGGCTCGGGTGATGAACCTGCAGGACCCGACGTCGAAGATGGGGAAGTCGGACGAGTCGGGGGCGGGGGTCGTCTATCTGCTGGACGAGCCGGACGTCGTGCGGAAGAAGGTGATGCGGGCGGTGACCGACAGCGGCCGGGACGTCGTCTACGACCGGCAGGAGAAGCCCGGCCTCGCGAATCTGCTGGAGATCCTGGCCGCGTGCGAGGGCCGGGATCCCGAGGAGCTGAGCGGTGCCTACGACTCGTACGGCGCCTTGAAGAAGGACGCCGCTGACGCCGTGGTGGAGGTGCTCAGGCCCCTGCAGGAACGGCATCGGGAGCTGTGCGCGGATCCGGCCTACGTGGAGGGGGTGTTGCGGGCCGGCGCGGAGAAGGCGAGGGAGATGGCACGGCCCACGGTGGACGCGGCGTACCGGGCGATCGGGCTGCTGGCCCCCTGA